In the genome of Labilithrix sp., the window CGCCGTCTCAACGCGCCATACAAGGTGGCGGTCACCTCGCCGAAGGGCACGCGCGTGATGCAGCGCACCATCAACGGCGGCGACTGCAACGGCTGCCACACACAGTGGGGCGACGCCGGCGCGCCGGGCCGAATCGCGGAGTCGTAGCCGGCTCCATGCCTCCATCGGCGCGCCCGGGCGGCGTTGCCGTCGCGTCCTCGCCTCCTCGTCTTTCCGCTGGGCGGCGCGAGCCGCGTGGCGTGGCGGCATCGCCGCGCCCGTAGCTCCTCGCCTCCCGATGGGGGCGCGCATGGGCGCCCGACTATAGTTTCCCGTTTTAGCTACTTTTTCTCTTTCGCCTGCTCGGCGAGCTTGTGGAAGCGGTCGTGGACGGAGCTGAGCTTCGTCTCGACGTCGCTCTTGCCGGGCTTCTCGCAGGCGGCCTTCACGGCGTCGGCGCTGGCGGTGAGCTCGGCGTCGCCGACGGCGACGGCCTTGTCGCGGAGGGCCTTCTCGCCGCTGCACGCCTTCGCGACGCGCTCGTCGCCGGCCTTGGTGTGCCAGATCGGCGCGATGACCTCGTGGAAGTCGTGGAGCGCGGGGTTCATCTTGCCGTGCTCCTCGTGACCTTTGCCGTCGCCGTGGTGACCTTCGCCCTTGCCGTGCTCACCGTGCTCGCCATGCTCGCCGCCGGTGGAGGCTTCCTTCGCCTCGCCGGGCGCGGGGGTGGTGGCGGCGGTGTTGGACGGGGCGACGGGCGGCGGCTCGGAGCCTCCGCACGCGGTGAGGGCAATGACGGTGACGGCAGAAAGGATGAGGGCTCGCATGGAGCCGCTCTTTACTGCGAATCGACCTGGGGCGCGAGCGCGGCGTGAACGGCGGGGTCGGCGTCGGAGAGGAAGTGGAAACCGGTCTTTTGCTCGAGCTTTTCGAGGCTCGTGAGGTAGCGGCGGTAGTTGCCGTTGACGCTGGTGTCGTTCGGGACCTCGACCGCGATGACGCGGGTGGCCGGCGTGACGTCGCTGGGCCGCGGGTGATCGCCCTGCATGACGACGACGACCTTGAAGAGCGAGGTCGGGACGTGCACGCCGTTGCCGATCCGCCGCACGTTGCCGGAGTAGATGGTGCCCGCGATCACGAAGACGTGGTTGTTGCCGGTGCGCGCGAGGGAGCGCTCTTCGTTCTCGAGCGTGAGCCAGGTCCCGGAGTTGCTCTGGGCCGTCTGCGGGACGGCGTTCGTGAAGACGAACGTGGAGCGGTTGTCGGCGTCGTTCTTGGTGCGGTCTGCGCTCGGGCAGAGGTGACCGCGCTGAAACCCCGAGTTCGTGAAGTCGGAGTTGACCGCCTGCGGGATGCCGGTCGCGAGGTCGCGATCGATCGACCACGAGTTCGAGCGGTCGGCGCTGCCGAGCCAGGGTTGCGTGAGCTCCCAGCTCACCCAGCGCGGGTTCTTCCGCGAGCCGTCGTACGACGTGACGTACTGGCGCTTCACGATGAGCGCGTGCTCGGGATCGGTCGGCGTCGCGTCCTCGGGAAAGCCGAGCGTCGTGTGGACGCTGACGGCGAGCCCGTGCGTCGCGGGCGCCGCGTCGACACCGGCGCCGTCGGTGTCGTCGGTGCCGGTGTCATCGGCGCCGGCGCGGTCGGCGCCGGTGTTGCCGTCGGACGTCGAGGCGACATCGGTCGTGAGCTCGTTGCTGGCGAGCTCGGTGTCTTCCCCCGCCTGCTCGACCGCACAGCCACCAAGCACGCTCGCGAGCGCGGCGACGAGGAAGGTGGAGCGGACGGAGCCCGTAACCATGCCGCTCCTTGTTACGCCGCACCCCCCTGGATCTCCCGCCCCCCTGACGTCTCACAACTGCCCGTAACTTCAGAGCAATTGAGCGCATCTGTGCGCGCGTGAGTGGCCGTGTCCGACACCCGCCGACGCCGTCCCCACGCCGTAACGCAACGAAATCCCTTCGATCACGACATCACGAACGCACGCTCCCACACCGCCACGGCCTCGAACATTTTCGGTCGCGCGCTGCCGCGTCGCGGGCCGAGTCGTCCGTCCGTCCGAGCCGTCGCGGTCCGAGCCGTCGCGGTCCGAGCCGTCGCGG includes:
- a CDS encoding DNA/RNA non-specific endonuclease codes for the protein MVTGSVRSTFLVAALASVLGGCAVEQAGEDTELASNELTTDVASTSDGNTGADRAGADDTGTDDTDGAGVDAAPATHGLAVSVHTTLGFPEDATPTDPEHALIVKRQYVTSYDGSRKNPRWVSWELTQPWLGSADRSNSWSIDRDLATGIPQAVNSDFTNSGFQRGHLCPSADRTKNDADNRSTFVFTNAVPQTAQSNSGTWLTLENEERSLARTGNNHVFVIAGTIYSGNVRRIGNGVHVPTSLFKVVVVMQGDHPRPSDVTPATRVIAVEVPNDTSVNGNYRRYLTSLEKLEQKTGFHFLSDADPAVHAALAPQVDSQ